Proteins from a single region of Allofrancisella inopinata:
- the coaBC gene encoding bifunctional phosphopantothenoylcysteine decarboxylase/phosphopantothenate--cysteine ligase CoaBC — protein MSNKILFGITGSVSAFKAINLIRLFIKSGYECKSIITKGGLEFIKPELLVALGCQVYTDCNLDMYSYEQSMAHINLSRWADKIIIVPASANSVAKFAAGFASDLLSQCILANNDYSKVYIAPAMNVNMWQNKLTQENVSKLQSLGFNIISPDQGEQACGDIGYGRLHEPERLFELLTGSQDFKDKKVLLTVGATVEDIDGVRYLSNYSSGKMGFELIKELLHRGAQVTVLKAKTTIDFSISHTNLKIVETLSADSMNIAMLELAKDKDIFIGCAAVADYKIKQQFEHKIKKSDNTLTLEFIKNPDILANCKNHYPGIFAIGFAAESQNIVEYAKAKLEKKNLDMVIANNISVLGQDSNSITIFSKMNDDSFEFRNKHKQEIARDILNTIKEIQS, from the coding sequence ATGTCTAATAAAATTTTGTTTGGGATAACTGGTAGTGTATCTGCTTTTAAAGCTATTAATCTTATACGTTTATTTATAAAAAGTGGTTACGAATGTAAGAGTATTATCACAAAAGGTGGTTTAGAATTTATTAAACCAGAGCTTTTAGTTGCTTTAGGTTGTCAAGTTTATACCGATTGCAATTTAGATATGTATTCGTATGAGCAAAGTATGGCTCATATAAATTTATCACGTTGGGCTGATAAAATAATAATTGTACCTGCATCTGCTAATTCGGTAGCTAAATTCGCTGCTGGTTTTGCTAGTGACTTGTTAAGTCAGTGTATTCTTGCAAATAATGATTACTCTAAAGTTTATATAGCTCCAGCTATGAATGTAAATATGTGGCAAAACAAACTTACGCAAGAAAATGTATCGAAATTACAAAGTTTAGGCTTTAATATAATTTCGCCAGACCAAGGAGAACAAGCTTGTGGTGATATAGGATACGGTAGGTTACATGAACCTGAACGATTATTTGAGCTACTAACAGGATCGCAAGATTTTAAAGATAAAAAAGTATTACTAACAGTTGGTGCTACAGTTGAGGATATAGATGGTGTTCGGTATTTGTCTAACTATAGTTCTGGAAAAATGGGTTTTGAGCTAATCAAAGAACTTTTACATAGAGGAGCGCAAGTTACTGTTTTAAAAGCTAAAACAACTATAGATTTTAGTATTAGTCATACTAACTTAAAGATAGTTGAGACACTTAGTGCTGATAGTATGAATATAGCTATGTTAGAGCTAGCAAAAGACAAAGATATATTTATAGGGTGTGCAGCAGTAGCTGATTATAAAATAAAACAACAATTTGAGCATAAAATAAAAAAAAGTGATAATACTTTAACTTTAGAATTTATAAAAAACCCTGATATCTTGGCTAATTGTAAAAACCATTATCCAGGAATATTTGCAATAGGATTTGCAGCAGAGTCACAAAATATAGTAGAGTATGCTAAAGCGAAGCTAGAAAAGAAGAATTTAGATATGGTGATCGCTAATAATATCTCTGTACTAGGCCAAGATAGTAATAGTATAACTATTTTTTCTAAGATGAACGATGATAGTTTCGAATTTAGAAATAAACATAAGCAAGAAATAGCTAGAGATATTTTAAATACAATAAAGGAAATACAAAGTTAG
- a CDS encoding cryptochrome/photolyase family protein, with amino-acid sequence MMKKVAIHWFRQDLRLSDNPALNHASQADETITIYIYDEKYPIGGASKLWLHHSLTKLNTSLYNKLNIYKGNPLEIVKSLVKEHNITEFYWNRCYDKYSIDRDTQIKQFLQEQNINVKSFNGSLLIEPWKCVKSDNSHYKVYTPFYKELIKIRKYSSNIAKPKFNNLKKLNNSNDIASLELLEPRHSWQEIIKQWNVGEEAAINILEQFLDEKVKDYKVARDYMDTDATSNLSPYLHFGEISPNQLYNAIQNLDSLGKNEEHFIKELVWRDFCYYQAYYYPDLDHKNINSKFNKFEWQSDQNLLKKWQQGQTGIPIVDAGMRELWQTGYMHNRIRMITASFLIKNCLIHWKEGEKWFFDTLFDADFASNNANWQWVAGCGLDAAPYFRIFNPVLQAEKFKAHYYIRKYVPELKNLPDKYLAQPWEASEAMLKEAKITLGETYPKPIVDLKVSRDEALRRFKSL; translated from the coding sequence ATTATGAAAAAAGTTGCTATTCATTGGTTTAGACAAGACTTACGTTTGTCTGATAATCCAGCTCTTAATCATGCAAGCCAAGCTGATGAAACTATAACTATATACATATATGATGAAAAATATCCTATTGGTGGAGCAAGTAAACTATGGTTGCATCACTCATTAACAAAACTAAATACTTCTCTCTATAACAAGCTAAATATCTACAAAGGTAATCCTCTTGAAATTGTAAAAAGTCTTGTTAAAGAACATAATATAACTGAATTTTATTGGAATCGGTGCTATGACAAATATAGTATAGATAGGGATACACAAATTAAGCAATTTCTCCAGGAACAAAATATAAACGTAAAAAGTTTTAACGGTAGTCTACTTATAGAGCCATGGAAGTGTGTAAAGTCAGATAACTCGCATTATAAGGTTTATACACCTTTTTATAAAGAGCTAATAAAAATTAGAAAATATAGCTCCAATATTGCAAAACCAAAATTTAACAATCTTAAGAAATTAAACAATTCAAATGATATAGCTTCTCTTGAGCTATTAGAACCAAGACACTCTTGGCAAGAGATTATTAAACAATGGAATGTAGGCGAAGAAGCGGCTATAAATATATTGGAGCAATTTTTAGATGAAAAAGTTAAAGACTACAAAGTAGCCCGTGATTATATGGATACAGATGCAACATCAAACTTATCACCCTATTTACATTTTGGTGAAATCTCACCAAATCAGCTTTATAATGCTATACAAAATCTAGATTCACTAGGAAAAAATGAAGAACATTTTATAAAAGAACTAGTCTGGCGTGACTTTTGTTATTACCAAGCTTATTACTACCCTGATTTAGATCATAAAAATATCAACTCCAAATTTAATAAATTTGAGTGGCAAAGTGACCAAAACCTACTAAAAAAATGGCAACAGGGGCAAACTGGCATCCCTATAGTAGATGCTGGAATGAGAGAGCTTTGGCAAACTGGCTATATGCATAATCGTATACGTATGATAACTGCTAGTTTTTTAATTAAAAATTGCTTAATACATTGGAAAGAAGGCGAGAAATGGTTTTTTGATACCCTTTTTGATGCAGATTTCGCTAGTAATAATGCTAATTGGCAATGGGTTGCTGGCTGTGGACTTGATGCTGCTCCTTATTTTAGGATATTTAACCCAGTTTTGCAGGCAGAAAAATTTAAAGCTCATTATTATATCCGTAAATATGTACCAGAGTTAAAAAATCTGCCAGATAAATATTTAGCACAACCATGGGAAGCTAGTGAAGCTATGTTAAAAGAAGCCAAAATTACGCTAGGTGAAACTTATCCAAAGCCTATAGTTGACCTTAAAGTATCTAGAGATGAGGCTCTAAGAAGATTTAAAAGCTTATAA
- the hemH gene encoding ferrochelatase: MQKYNGKYNKKAILLINLGTPDYYDTKSIKKYLREFLSDRRVIEANPILWKLILNLIILPIRSKKNVHSYNQVWNKEHNKSPLLLYTENLAKKLNEKLKGYTVDYAMRYGNPSIKTKIKSLQEQGAIEISIFPLYPQYSATTTATVYDEVYKLLTKLRWQPTIKGIKPYYDNKYYIKAINQQVRQHLQELSYIPDIILFSFHGLPQEYVNKGDPYYCHCHKTYRLVKESLATEYSNVDFELSFQSRFGPKKWLEPYTTVKLEELAKQNKKVVLIAPGFSVDCLETLEELAITEKQNFIKNGGEKFTLIPCLNDSQAHVEMLCKILLKNYEKSCYSLV, translated from the coding sequence ATGCAAAAATATAATGGGAAATACAATAAAAAAGCCATTCTCTTAATTAATCTAGGAACTCCTGACTATTATGACACAAAATCTATCAAAAAATACCTTAGAGAATTTTTATCTGATCGGAGAGTTATAGAAGCAAATCCTATTTTATGGAAGTTAATTTTAAACCTTATAATCCTACCTATTCGCTCCAAAAAGAATGTTCATAGCTATAACCAAGTTTGGAACAAGGAACATAACAAGTCACCTTTACTACTATATACAGAAAACCTAGCTAAAAAACTAAATGAAAAGTTAAAAGGCTATACTGTTGATTATGCTATGAGATACGGTAATCCTAGTATTAAAACTAAGATTAAAAGCCTACAGGAACAAGGTGCTATTGAGATATCCATATTTCCACTATATCCGCAGTACTCTGCTACAACTACAGCTACAGTCTATGACGAGGTATATAAGCTTTTAACTAAACTTCGTTGGCAACCAACTATAAAAGGTATAAAACCTTATTATGATAATAAATATTATATTAAAGCTATTAATCAACAAGTTAGACAACACCTGCAAGAATTAAGCTACATACCAGATATAATTTTATTCTCATTTCATGGTTTACCACAAGAGTATGTTAACAAAGGGGATCCATATTACTGCCACTGTCATAAAACTTATCGTTTAGTTAAAGAATCTTTAGCAACTGAATATTCAAATGTAGATTTTGAGCTATCTTTCCAATCTCGATTTGGGCCTAAAAAATGGTTAGAGCCATATACTACAGTAAAGCTAGAAGAACTTGCCAAGCAAAATAAAAAAGTTGTTCTAATAGCTCCAGGATTTAGTGTTGATTGCTTAGAAACCTTAGAAGAACTTGCTATTACTGAAAAGCAAAATTTTATAAAAAATGGCGGAGAAAAATTTACTTTAATACCATGTTTAAATGACTCTCAAGCTCATGTTGAAATGCTATGTAAAATACTACTCAAGAATTATGAAAAAAGTTGCTATTCATTGGTTTAG
- a CDS encoding prepilin-type N-terminal cleavage/methylation domain-containing protein codes for MILLVRIQKGFSLIELIVVIAIIAIIAAIAVPLYSNYQVKAKLSKADIAARTYINEITHYTYETGVIPVQDSDLWGCVELNKDNVTQVCKERIDSQNAVIKVYVEQSLIPDVEDPYYQYNLTLSQ; via the coding sequence GTGATACTACTAGTGAGAATACAAAAAGGCTTTTCTTTAATCGAATTAATAGTCGTGATAGCTATAATTGCTATTATTGCGGCTATAGCGGTGCCACTATATTCAAACTATCAAGTCAAAGCAAAGCTTTCTAAAGCAGATATTGCAGCTCGAACCTATATTAATGAAATTACTCACTATACATATGAAACGGGAGTAATCCCTGTTCAAGATTCTGATCTTTGGGGATGTGTTGAGCTAAATAAAGATAACGTTACACAAGTATGTAAAGAGAGAATTGACTCGCAAAACGCGGTTATAAAAGTTTATGTTGAGCAAAGTTTAATACCTGATGTTGAAGACCCATACTATCAATATAATTTAACCTTGTCTCAGTAA
- the prmA gene encoding 50S ribosomal protein L11 methyltransferase, producing the protein MQQWHQLQFEIKSNFFDLVEDYLFNNEVGSVTKIDKPNDIVNVIVLYENHHNIDMIIATLEKEFENVLESQINYEVIKDQQWEAAWLYDYEPIRIGKNIIVYPNWREPPKDDKATYIIVDPSIAFGCGNHETTKMCLEWLEKHVTKDSLVLDYGCGTGILTIGAIKLGASYAEGIDIDPNSIESSQKNAKENGVVDKTHFSDKPPTQEFDLIVANIFSNILISLVENIAGSLKQGGKLALSGIIENQVEEVQEVFVKHGITFNSPKQMGQWFLLDGIKDGLKNS; encoded by the coding sequence ATGCAACAGTGGCACCAATTACAATTTGAGATAAAATCTAATTTTTTTGATCTTGTTGAAGATTATCTTTTTAATAATGAGGTTGGATCTGTAACTAAGATTGATAAGCCAAATGATATTGTTAATGTTATAGTGTTATACGAAAATCATCATAATATAGATATGATAATAGCTACTCTTGAAAAAGAGTTTGAAAACGTGTTAGAAAGTCAGATTAATTATGAAGTTATCAAAGATCAACAATGGGAAGCTGCCTGGTTATATGACTATGAGCCAATTAGGATTGGTAAAAATATTATAGTATATCCAAACTGGCGTGAGCCGCCTAAAGACGATAAAGCTACATATATAATAGTTGATCCAAGTATTGCTTTTGGCTGTGGTAACCATGAAACCACTAAAATGTGTCTTGAATGGTTAGAAAAGCATGTAACTAAAGATTCTCTTGTTTTAGATTATGGTTGTGGTACAGGTATACTTACTATTGGAGCAATTAAATTAGGTGCTAGTTATGCTGAAGGTATAGATATAGATCCTAACTCTATTGAATCTTCACAGAAAAATGCTAAAGAAAACGGTGTTGTTGATAAGACACATTTTAGTGATAAGCCACCAACACAAGAATTTGATCTGATTGTAGCAAATATTTTTTCAAATATATTAATAAGTTTAGTTGAAAATATAGCTGGTAGTCTAAAACAAGGTGGAAAACTTGCTCTATCTGGAATCATAGAAAATCAAGTTGAAGAAGTCCAGGAAGTATTTGTTAAGCATGGTATAACTTTTAACTCACCTAAGCAGATGGGGCAGTGGTTTTTATTAGATGGTATAAAAGATGGGCTTAAAAATAGCTAA
- a CDS encoding chorismate mutase, translating to MKKAITILLVGIICWGSVSAMGRHNTPSLDQYRTKITNIDQEIIRLIAQREQIVKQVGKYKKKHNLAVYDPDREAKLKKTHEAIALQYDVSPELVNNVFDVIISNSRDLEKKV from the coding sequence ATGAAAAAAGCTATAACTATATTATTAGTAGGGATAATTTGTTGGGGTAGTGTATCTGCTATGGGAAGGCACAATACACCTTCGTTAGATCAATATAGAACAAAGATTACCAATATTGATCAAGAAATTATTAGGCTAATAGCCCAAAGAGAACAAATAGTAAAACAAGTAGGTAAATATAAGAAAAAACATAACTTAGCTGTATATGACCCAGACAGAGAAGCAAAACTTAAAAAAACTCATGAAGCTATAGCTTTGCAGTATGATGTTTCGCCTGAGCTTGTAAATAATGTCTTTGATGTGATAATCTCAAACTCCAGAGATTTAGAGAAAAAAGTTTAA
- a CDS encoding glutathione peroxidase: MNSIYDFKLTANDGSDFYLPKDKVLLVVNVASKCGFTKQYKGLQYLYEKYPDLEVIAFPCNSFGGQEPGTDAEIKDFCETNYNVTFPIMKKTNVNGKDAEPLFVYLKEHAKGVLGTERIKWNFTKFLISKGGETIERFAPKDMPEDLIPDIENFIKD; encoded by the coding sequence ATGAACAGCATTTATGATTTTAAATTAACAGCAAACGACGGCTCAGACTTTTACCTACCTAAGGATAAGGTTTTATTAGTGGTGAATGTAGCTAGTAAATGTGGCTTTACAAAGCAATATAAAGGTTTACAGTATTTGTATGAAAAATACCCTGATTTAGAGGTTATAGCCTTTCCTTGTAATTCATTCGGTGGCCAAGAACCAGGAACTGATGCTGAGATTAAAGATTTTTGTGAAACTAACTATAATGTAACGTTTCCAATTATGAAAAAAACAAACGTTAATGGTAAAGACGCAGAACCATTGTTTGTGTATTTAAAAGAACATGCTAAAGGTGTGCTTGGTACAGAAAGAATAAAATGGAACTTTACAAAATTTCTTATAAGTAAAGGTGGTGAAACTATAGAGAGATTTGCACCTAAGGATATGCCGGAAGATCTTATTCCAGATATTGAAAATTTTATAAAAGACTAA
- a CDS encoding NAD(P)H-hydrate dehydratase: MCFLTQKQNRNIEEYAISKGINLIEYASDEIVKHIMTKFSQDTKILFIVGAGNNGSDAIAAAIKLYNKNYNVNVYRVFQKANQENQNYYLEFSKLKSPLVNMPNISNYDVVVDGIFGIGLDRDLQGDILEIVKAINSNSKYTLAIDVPSGLGAFNAKVYKEAILADETITFLADKQGLHSAEGLDYAGKVTVAKLIDNSFIKLIPTSYQVYKNKIQDINLDITLRKKKNTSKGSYGSLAIIGGNIGMNGALQLAGISALYSGCGKVTLTPLDTDFSPDMTKPELMTKDLESTIKKIATYTGLALGIGFDTTKYSQGILEKIIDNLIQPAIFDADALNIIAKNPQIREKFIKLKNKIITPHPAEAARLLGCNTQNIQDDRFEAVRNLAQKYNSTVVLKGAGSLICQENIIYINSTGNQGMAVAGQGDVLSGIIGAFLAQGLDTLSASRLAVYIHGLAGDNLAKKFGGYIGILPSRVAREVCKVLNKLEIEI; this comes from the coding sequence ATGTGTTTTCTTACCCAAAAGCAAAATCGTAATATAGAAGAATATGCTATTTCTAAGGGTATAAACCTTATAGAATACGCCTCTGATGAAATAGTCAAGCATATAATGACAAAATTCTCACAAGATACAAAAATACTTTTTATAGTCGGTGCTGGTAACAATGGTAGCGATGCTATCGCTGCAGCTATCAAACTTTATAACAAAAATTATAATGTTAATGTCTATAGAGTCTTCCAAAAAGCCAACCAAGAAAATCAAAACTATTACCTTGAATTTTCTAAACTTAAATCTCCATTGGTAAACATGCCTAATATTAGTAATTATGATGTAGTTGTAGATGGTATATTTGGTATAGGGCTTGATAGGGATTTACAAGGTGATATTTTAGAAATCGTTAAAGCTATAAATAGCAACTCTAAATATACATTAGCTATAGATGTCCCTAGTGGATTAGGTGCTTTTAATGCTAAAGTGTATAAAGAGGCAATTTTAGCAGATGAAACTATCACCTTCCTAGCAGATAAACAAGGCTTGCATAGTGCCGAGGGTTTAGATTATGCAGGCAAGGTCACAGTTGCAAAGCTAATAGATAATTCGTTTATAAAGCTAATACCAACATCTTACCAAGTTTATAAAAATAAAATTCAAGATATAAATCTAGATATTACCTTAAGAAAGAAGAAAAACACTAGTAAAGGCAGTTACGGTAGCCTAGCAATAATTGGTGGTAATATAGGCATGAATGGAGCATTACAGCTAGCTGGGATTAGTGCTTTATATAGTGGTTGTGGTAAAGTCACATTAACACCATTAGATACTGACTTTAGCCCCGATATGACTAAACCTGAGCTTATGACCAAAGATTTAGAAAGTACTATTAAAAAAATAGCAACTTATACTGGTTTAGCTTTAGGTATAGGGTTTGACACAACTAAATATTCCCAAGGAATTCTAGAGAAAATCATAGATAACCTAATCCAACCAGCTATATTTGATGCTGATGCATTAAATATAATTGCTAAGAATCCACAAATTAGAGAAAAATTTATAAAACTAAAAAATAAAATAATAACGCCACACCCAGCAGAGGCAGCTAGATTATTGGGTTGTAATACTCAGAATATTCAAGATGACAGGTTTGAAGCAGTTAGAAATCTAGCACAAAAGTATAATTCAACTGTAGTACTAAAAGGAGCTGGTAGTTTAATCTGCCAGGAAAATATTATTTATATAAATTCCACTGGTAATCAAGGAATGGCAGTAGCAGGGCAAGGCGACGTTTTATCTGGGATTATTGGAGCATTTTTAGCTCAAGGTTTAGACACTTTATCAGCAAGTAGGCTGGCTGTATATATCCATGGCTTAGCAGGTGATAACTTAGCTAAAAAATTTGGTGGTTATATAGGCATCTTGCCTAGTAGGGTAGCTAGAGAAGTTTGCAAGGTTTTGAATAAGCTTGAGATAGAGATATAG
- the alaS gene encoding alanine--tRNA ligase, with product MITTKELRNKFIDYFKSKNHSHQPSSSLIPFGDETLLFTNAGMVQFKDVFLGIEKRDFSRAVTVQKCLRAGGKHNDLDNVGYTARHHTFFEMLGNFSFGDYFKKEAISFAWEFLTKDINLPVEKLWVTIYASDDEAFDIWHKHIGLPKERIIRINSSDNFWSMGDTGPCGPCTEIFYDHGEHIAGGLPGTPEEDGDRYIEIWNIVFMQYNRHVDGSITELPKPSVDTGMGLERIAAVLQHVNSNYEIDLFQALIKKAQQVTNAPDINSPSLKVVADHIRSCAFLIADGVLPSNEGRGYVLRRIIRRAIRHGNKLGAKEVFFYKLLNKLIDQMGEAYPELINKKDLIEKTLIKEEELFLKTVENGIKIFENEIQNIKDNTISGEIAFKLYDTYGFPLDLTADMAREKGLKIDEEAFQQHMQHQKQRSKEAGKFSVDYNDVISSQTKTEFRGYSSLIEDAKVIEIYTDGKLVQSLDSSDNTVVVVLNKTPFYAESGGQVSDKGILEGVGLEFIVEDVQKADQAILHIGKLVKGSLNINDEVTARVNDKIRVATAANHSATHLLHKTLKVVLGSHVEQKGSLVNAKRLRFDFVHDQAISVQQIQEIETLVNAQIRANFLISVIETTQEKAKTMGAEALFGEKYGDIVRVISMGDFSTELCGGTHVNRTGEIGLFKIVSESGIAAGIRRIEAVTADQAIKNTQEAENLLFNIKNTLKCNDINILSKLYSLQEQLKAQEKLISKLKKDLLSGSNSSIKETKYGDITLIIANINDVDIKTLREKTDDYKAKNDKVIVMLSTIIASKVQFVVGVSKSITSLIKAGDIAKHLSEYIDGKGGGRPDMAQGGGNNSQNIQTALELTQKFILSNLN from the coding sequence ATGATTACAACAAAAGAATTACGTAATAAATTTATAGATTATTTTAAATCAAAAAATCATAGTCACCAGCCAAGCTCTTCTTTGATACCCTTTGGCGATGAAACTTTACTTTTTACTAATGCTGGGATGGTACAGTTTAAAGATGTGTTTTTAGGTATTGAAAAAAGAGACTTTTCAAGAGCAGTTACTGTACAAAAATGTTTAAGAGCTGGTGGTAAACATAATGATCTTGATAATGTTGGTTATACTGCTAGGCACCATACATTTTTTGAAATGTTAGGAAATTTCAGCTTTGGTGATTACTTTAAAAAAGAAGCTATTAGCTTTGCTTGGGAATTTTTGACTAAAGATATTAATTTACCAGTAGAAAAGCTTTGGGTAACTATTTACGCTAGTGATGATGAAGCTTTTGATATTTGGCATAAGCATATTGGTCTACCCAAAGAAAGAATTATTAGGATAAACTCATCTGATAATTTTTGGTCAATGGGTGACACTGGGCCATGTGGTCCATGCACAGAGATCTTTTACGATCATGGAGAACATATTGCTGGTGGTTTACCTGGCACGCCTGAAGAGGATGGTGATAGATATATAGAAATATGGAATATTGTATTTATGCAGTATAACCGTCATGTAGATGGTAGCATTACAGAATTACCAAAGCCATCTGTAGACACAGGTATGGGACTTGAGCGTATAGCTGCTGTACTTCAACATGTAAATAGTAATTATGAAATTGATTTATTCCAAGCATTAATTAAAAAAGCTCAACAAGTAACTAATGCTCCAGATATAAACTCACCATCTCTAAAAGTAGTTGCAGATCATATTAGGTCATGTGCTTTTTTAATAGCTGATGGAGTATTACCATCTAACGAAGGCAGAGGATATGTGCTTAGAAGGATCATTCGTAGAGCTATACGCCATGGTAATAAACTAGGTGCTAAAGAAGTCTTTTTCTATAAACTTCTCAATAAGCTAATAGATCAAATGGGAGAAGCTTACCCAGAGCTTATTAACAAGAAAGATTTAATAGAAAAAACTTTAATTAAAGAGGAAGAATTATTTTTAAAAACTGTTGAGAATGGTATAAAAATCTTTGAAAATGAAATACAGAATATAAAAGATAACACTATTTCTGGGGAGATAGCTTTTAAGCTATATGATACTTATGGCTTTCCTTTGGATCTAACAGCTGATATGGCAAGAGAAAAAGGTCTTAAGATCGATGAAGAAGCTTTTCAGCAGCATATGCAGCACCAAAAACAGCGCTCTAAAGAAGCTGGGAAATTTAGTGTGGACTATAATGACGTTATTAGCTCACAGACAAAAACAGAGTTTAGAGGTTACTCATCTTTAATTGAAGATGCTAAAGTTATAGAAATATATACAGATGGTAAACTTGTTCAAAGTCTAGATAGTAGTGATAATACAGTTGTAGTTGTACTCAATAAAACACCTTTTTATGCTGAATCTGGTGGGCAAGTTAGTGATAAAGGTATATTAGAGGGAGTAGGTTTAGAATTTATTGTTGAGGATGTACAAAAAGCAGACCAAGCAATTTTGCATATAGGTAAACTAGTAAAAGGTTCTTTAAATATCAATGATGAAGTCACTGCAAGAGTGAATGATAAAATAAGAGTAGCTACAGCAGCTAATCATAGTGCTACTCATTTACTACATAAAACATTAAAAGTTGTATTAGGCAGCCATGTAGAGCAAAAGGGCTCATTAGTTAACGCTAAAAGATTAAGATTTGACTTTGTTCATGATCAAGCTATATCTGTTCAACAAATCCAAGAGATTGAAACTTTAGTAAATGCTCAGATCCGAGCTAACTTTTTGATTTCTGTTATTGAAACTACTCAAGAAAAAGCAAAAACAATGGGTGCAGAAGCACTATTTGGAGAAAAATATGGTGATATAGTACGTGTGATATCTATGGGAGATTTTTCTACAGAATTATGTGGAGGTACTCATGTTAATCGTACAGGAGAGATTGGATTATTCAAAATAGTATCAGAAAGCGGCATAGCCGCAGGTATCCGAAGAATAGAAGCAGTAACAGCAGATCAAGCTATTAAAAATACGCAAGAGGCAGAAAATTTGCTTTTTAATATTAAAAATACTTTAAAATGTAATGATATTAACATCCTTAGCAAACTGTATTCTTTACAAGAACAACTAAAAGCCCAAGAGAAGCTAATTTCTAAGTTAAAGAAAGATCTTTTATCAGGTTCAAATAGTTCTATAAAAGAAACCAAATATGGTGATATAACTTTAATTATAGCAAATATTAATGACGTTGATATAAAAACACTGCGTGAAAAAACAGATGACTATAAAGCAAAAAACGATAAAGTCATAGTGATGCTTAGCACTATAATTGCTAGTAAGGTTCAATTTGTAGTAGGCGTAAGCAAATCTATTACCTCTTTAATAAAAGCTGGAGATATTGCTAAACATCTAAGTGAATATATAGATGGTAAAGGTGGTGGCAGGCCAGATATGGCTCAAGGCGGTGGTAATAATTCTCAAAATATACAAACAGCTCTAGAGCTAACACAAAAATTTATTTTATCCAACTTAAACTAA